A region from the Aeromicrobium choanae genome encodes:
- a CDS encoding universal stress protein, with protein sequence MSTNTIVVGVDETPAGAAALTWAAQEADLRGADLRIVHVWQIDAAVAMAGAEVPWMAYESDARSNAANWVTETIGAQDASGSPRRIEVVQGAPGPTLVEASRDAAMLVVGTRVHTGISRVLFGSVSHYCLTHAQCVVVAVPTTSVAESVDVASADDLVSH encoded by the coding sequence ATGAGCACCAACACCATCGTCGTCGGAGTGGACGAGACCCCCGCCGGAGCCGCAGCCCTGACGTGGGCCGCGCAGGAGGCCGACCTCCGCGGCGCGGACCTGAGGATCGTGCACGTGTGGCAGATCGACGCGGCCGTCGCCATGGCCGGCGCCGAGGTCCCGTGGATGGCCTACGAGTCCGACGCCCGGTCGAACGCCGCAAACTGGGTGACCGAGACGATCGGTGCCCAGGACGCGAGCGGCAGCCCGCGTCGCATCGAGGTCGTGCAGGGCGCCCCCGGCCCGACGCTCGTCGAGGCATCGCGCGACGCGGCCATGCTGGTCGTCGGCACGCGCGTGCACACGGGCATCAGCCGCGTGCTGTTCGGCTCGGTCAGCCACTACTGCCTGACCCACGCCCAGTGTGTGGTGGTCGCGGTCCCCACCACGTCCGTCGCCGAGTCGGTGGACGTGGCCTCGGCCGACGACCTCGTCAGCCACTGA
- a CDS encoding oxygenase MpaB family protein — MIERVRGQAASAIFARVAGPEGEGRRARIHGTQGERRFTPDDPVWRVHGDASMFVGGIRALLLQSLHPLAMAGVDQHSGFRGDPWGRLQRTSGFIAETTFGTVEHADRAIGAVRRIHERVRGTADDGGEYAASDPHLLRWVHLAEIDSFLRAHDRYGARPLDPEERDVYVAQAGITARLLGADDVPHDTAELAAALASYRSDLRSTPAARAAARFMLLSPPVPWTVRAPYGLLAAAAVGLLPRWARRPLRLPWLPVTEATAVRAGGVAVTRAIGWAMAPAPRSTT; from the coding sequence ATGATCGAACGCGTGCGTGGCCAGGCCGCCTCCGCGATCTTCGCGCGCGTGGCCGGTCCCGAGGGCGAGGGTCGCCGCGCGCGCATCCACGGCACGCAGGGCGAGCGACGGTTCACCCCCGACGACCCCGTCTGGCGCGTCCACGGGGACGCCTCCATGTTCGTCGGCGGCATCCGCGCCCTCCTGCTGCAGTCGCTGCACCCCCTGGCGATGGCCGGGGTCGACCAGCACTCGGGCTTCCGTGGTGATCCCTGGGGGCGGCTGCAGCGCACCAGCGGGTTCATCGCGGAGACGACGTTCGGCACCGTCGAGCACGCCGACCGCGCGATCGGTGCCGTGCGCCGAATCCACGAGCGCGTCCGGGGCACCGCCGATGACGGGGGCGAGTACGCGGCCTCCGACCCGCACCTGCTGCGGTGGGTGCACCTCGCGGAGATCGACTCCTTCCTGCGGGCGCACGATCGCTACGGCGCCCGCCCCCTCGACCCCGAGGAGCGCGACGTCTACGTCGCCCAGGCCGGGATCACCGCTCGGCTGCTCGGCGCGGACGACGTCCCGCACGACACGGCGGAGCTGGCGGCGGCGCTGGCGTCCTACCGCTCCGACCTCCGGAGCACGCCCGCCGCCCGTGCGGCCGCCCGCTTCATGCTGCTGAGCCCGCCGGTGCCGTGGACGGTGCGAGCCCCCTACGGGTTGCTCGCCGCCGCGGCGGTGGGCCTGCTCCCGCGCTGGGCCCGCCGGCCGCTGCGCCTGCCGTGGCTCCCGGTCACCGAGGCGACCGCCGTGCGCGCCGGCGGCGTGGCCGTCACGCGGGCGATCGGATGGGCCATGGCCCCGGCGCCTCGCTCCACGACATGA
- a CDS encoding LLM class F420-dependent oxidoreductase — protein sequence MRLRIFTEPQQGASYDDLLAVAQESERLGFDAFFRSDHYLAMGGEGLPGPSDAWITLAGLARETSTIRLGTLVTSATFRLPGPLAISVAGVDQMSGGRVEFGLGAGWFDSEHRAYGIGFPDTPERFDRLEEQLEIITGLWADTSGAYSFEGQHYAVTESPALPKPAQDRIPVIVGGKGKRRTPALAARFADEFNVPFESADFTRTQFGRVREACEKAERDPSSLAWSNALVLCAGSDEAEIARRASAIGREVDELRTNGLAGTPAEILDRIGEFADAGSERLYLQVLDLGDLDHLRLVAEEILPHV from the coding sequence ATGCGGCTGCGGATCTTCACCGAACCGCAGCAGGGCGCCTCGTACGACGACCTCCTCGCCGTCGCGCAGGAGTCCGAGCGGCTGGGCTTCGACGCGTTCTTCCGCTCCGACCACTACCTGGCGATGGGCGGGGAGGGCCTGCCCGGCCCGAGCGACGCCTGGATCACGCTGGCCGGTCTGGCCCGCGAGACCTCCACCATCCGCCTCGGCACGCTCGTCACGAGTGCCACCTTCCGGTTGCCCGGACCGCTGGCGATCAGCGTGGCCGGGGTCGACCAGATGAGCGGTGGACGCGTGGAGTTCGGGCTCGGCGCGGGCTGGTTCGACTCCGAGCACCGCGCGTACGGGATCGGCTTCCCCGACACCCCCGAGCGCTTCGACCGGCTCGAGGAGCAGCTGGAGATCATCACCGGCCTCTGGGCCGACACGTCGGGTGCCTACTCGTTCGAGGGCCAGCACTACGCGGTGACCGAGTCGCCTGCGCTGCCCAAGCCGGCGCAGGACCGGATCCCGGTGATCGTGGGCGGCAAGGGCAAGCGCCGGACCCCGGCACTGGCGGCGCGGTTCGCCGACGAGTTCAACGTCCCGTTCGAGTCGGCCGACTTCACCCGCACGCAGTTCGGGCGGGTGCGTGAGGCGTGCGAGAAGGCCGAGCGCGATCCGTCGTCGCTCGCGTGGTCGAACGCGCTCGTGCTGTGCGCTGGTTCGGACGAGGCCGAGATCGCCCGGCGCGCCTCGGCGATCGGCCGCGAGGTCGACGAGCTGCGCACCAACGGTCTCGCCGGCACCCCGGCCGAGATCCTCGACCGGATCGGCGAGTTCGCCGACGCCGGGTCGGAGCGGCTCTACCTGCAGGTGCTCGACCTGGGCGACCTGGACCACCTGCGACTCGTGGCCGAGGAGATCCTGCCGCACGTCTGA
- a CDS encoding MarR family winged helix-turn-helix transcriptional regulator, with the protein MRPLPRTPVAPDYTDDERGLLRAVRELVRADREMRNRLSDAMRVNPTDLRSLRHVIRTVELAESDPQGSAVPGVTPRRLADHLGISTAAVTTLVDRLVASGHLERVPHPTDRRSVVLVPTEQARREMSEHLADMHERMKAIAAKVPVDARPAIIDFLQSLTTEMERGRLEVGPS; encoded by the coding sequence ATGCGTCCCCTTCCCCGTACCCCCGTGGCACCCGACTACACCGACGACGAGCGCGGCCTGCTGAGGGCGGTCCGCGAACTGGTCCGGGCGGACCGGGAGATGCGCAACCGGCTCAGCGACGCGATGCGGGTCAATCCCACCGACCTGCGATCCCTGCGCCACGTCATCCGCACGGTCGAGCTCGCGGAGTCCGATCCGCAGGGCAGCGCGGTCCCCGGGGTGACCCCGCGCCGGCTCGCCGACCACCTGGGCATCAGCACGGCTGCCGTCACGACCCTCGTCGACCGGCTGGTCGCCTCGGGGCACCTGGAGCGCGTGCCGCACCCCACCGACCGCCGGTCGGTGGTCCTCGTCCCCACCGAGCAGGCCCGCCGCGAGATGTCGGAGCACCTGGCCGACATGCACGAGCGGATGAAGGCCATCGCGGCCAAGGTTCCGGTGGACGCCAGGCCCGCGATCATCGACTTCCTGCAGTCGCTGACGACGGAGATGGAGCGGGGCCGCCTCGAGGTGGGCCCCTCCTGA
- the idi gene encoding isopentenyl-diphosphate Delta-isomerase — translation MEPVLDHAPGAADAAAPSAGARPSLPDRLPHGDPDDLVVLLDDERRPIGTAPRQDVHGHDTPLHLAFSCYLIDGQGRVLLTRRALGKRSWPGVWTNSFCGHPRPGEDLVDAVSRHGRGELGLEPASIRPFLPDFAYRAVDASGVVENEVCPVFVARATDDAQPHPDEVEELRWVDVSDLRETVRIAPWALSPWLVEQAAAIEAADAWHVLAPDQTETSP, via the coding sequence GTGGAACCCGTGCTCGACCACGCCCCCGGTGCAGCGGACGCCGCTGCGCCCTCAGCCGGCGCGCGCCCGAGCCTTCCCGACCGCCTTCCGCACGGCGATCCCGACGACCTCGTCGTCCTGCTGGACGACGAGCGGCGCCCCATCGGCACGGCTCCGCGCCAGGACGTCCACGGTCACGACACGCCCCTGCACCTGGCGTTCTCCTGCTACCTGATCGACGGCCAAGGCCGTGTCCTGCTGACCCGCCGAGCGCTCGGCAAGCGGTCGTGGCCCGGCGTGTGGACCAACTCCTTCTGCGGTCACCCGCGGCCGGGAGAGGACCTCGTCGACGCGGTCAGCCGCCACGGTCGCGGTGAGCTCGGCCTCGAGCCCGCGTCCATCCGCCCGTTCCTGCCCGACTTCGCGTACCGCGCGGTCGACGCCTCCGGCGTGGTGGAGAACGAGGTGTGCCCCGTCTTCGTCGCGCGGGCGACCGACGACGCGCAGCCCCATCCCGACGAGGTCGAGGAGCTGCGCTGGGTCGACGTGTCCGACCTGCGCGAGACGGTGCGGATCGCGCCGTGGGCGCTCAGCCCCTGGCTGGTCGAGCAGGCCGCCGCGATCGAGGCGGCCGACGCCTGGCACGTGCTGGCGCCCGACCAGACGGAGACGAGCCCATGA
- a CDS encoding polyprenyl synthetase family protein, whose translation MTLQSELDSLLHSARVPGLSRDHHALLTALDLGSSGGKRFRPWLVTTVHAAFAGDQPDTVVDAVAAATELLHTAFVIHDDVIDNDDTRRGRPSVPGLFRSDASGLATSPDDHDTYARAGAILAGDLALAAAIRAVATCGVDPVTTHRLLDLLDATLHASAAGELADVRLALGTAMPSADEAIAVTEHKTAVYSFVLPLQAGAVLAGADESAVRVLGEIGRCLGIAFQLHDDVMAMFGDPELTGKDPLGDLREGKRTPLMVHASQTPDWERIAPHLGDPDLTEAAAAGVREALTHCGSRGYVEDLADGHLALAREHARTLDLERSLLDPLVAQAWHMAAMTQDTTAEVGAA comes from the coding sequence ATGACCCTGCAGTCGGAGCTGGACTCACTCCTGCACTCCGCCCGGGTCCCGGGTCTGAGCCGCGACCACCATGCGCTGCTCACCGCCCTCGACCTCGGCAGCTCCGGCGGCAAGCGCTTTCGTCCCTGGCTCGTCACCACGGTGCACGCGGCCTTCGCGGGCGACCAGCCCGACACCGTGGTCGACGCCGTCGCCGCGGCCACCGAGCTGTTGCACACCGCCTTCGTGATCCACGACGACGTGATCGACAACGACGACACCCGTCGGGGACGGCCGAGCGTGCCGGGCCTGTTTCGCTCCGACGCGAGCGGGCTGGCCACGTCGCCGGACGACCACGACACCTACGCGCGCGCCGGTGCGATCCTCGCCGGCGACCTCGCCCTGGCGGCCGCGATCCGCGCGGTGGCGACGTGCGGGGTGGACCCGGTCACCACCCACCGCCTGCTGGACCTCCTCGACGCCACGCTGCACGCCTCCGCCGCCGGCGAGCTGGCCGACGTCCGCCTCGCCCTGGGCACCGCGATGCCGAGCGCCGACGAGGCCATCGCCGTCACCGAGCACAAGACGGCCGTCTACTCGTTCGTGCTGCCACTGCAGGCCGGAGCGGTGCTCGCGGGGGCCGACGAGTCCGCCGTGCGCGTGCTGGGCGAGATCGGCCGCTGCCTGGGCATCGCGTTCCAGCTCCACGACGACGTGATGGCGATGTTCGGCGACCCCGAGCTGACGGGCAAGGACCCGCTCGGCGACCTCCGTGAGGGCAAGCGCACGCCGCTCATGGTGCACGCTTCGCAGACGCCCGACTGGGAGCGGATCGCGCCGCACCTGGGCGATCCCGACCTGACCGAGGCGGCCGCGGCCGGCGTGCGCGAGGCACTCACGCACTGCGGCTCGCGGGGCTACGTGGAGGACCTCGCTGACGGCCACCTGGCTTTGGCGCGCGAGCATGCCCGCACCCTCGACCTCGAGCGGTCGCTCCTCGACCCCCTCGTGGCGCAGGCTTGGCACATGGCCGCCATGACGCAGGACACCACCGCGGAGGTGGGTGCGGCATGA
- a CDS encoding phytoene/squalene synthase family protein has translation MSALHHEERGRSGSTAATEAYTLYDDVAEGAAALVIKRYSTSFSLASRLLNEPVRTRVCNIYALVRVADEIVDAPRPDGDHDQQLRMLDSLHAEVHEAMRTGHSANLVVHAFARTARACGIGTDLVDPFFQSMRTDLFRTDHDEASFATYIYGSAEVVGLMCLKAFLLDQPRPEAQYAELAPGARRLGAAFQKVNFLRDLGDDRDNLGRSYVPGLDPEHFDVAMRDRLLDDIDADLAAAAAVIPRLPAGSRRAVAAAHALFAELSRRLRQASPARIRSERIRVPGPAKARVVARAVTVGV, from the coding sequence ATGAGCGCACTCCACCACGAGGAGCGCGGCCGCTCAGGGTCGACGGCCGCCACCGAGGCCTACACGCTGTACGACGACGTGGCCGAGGGTGCCGCCGCGCTCGTGATCAAGCGCTACTCGACGTCGTTCTCGCTGGCGTCACGGTTGCTGAACGAGCCGGTGCGCACGCGCGTGTGCAACATCTACGCGCTCGTGCGTGTGGCCGACGAGATCGTCGACGCGCCGCGCCCGGACGGCGACCACGACCAGCAGCTGCGCATGCTGGACTCGCTCCACGCCGAGGTGCACGAGGCGATGCGCACCGGGCACAGCGCCAATCTCGTCGTCCACGCGTTCGCGCGCACCGCACGCGCGTGTGGGATCGGCACCGACCTGGTCGACCCGTTCTTCCAGTCGATGCGCACCGACCTCTTCCGCACCGACCACGACGAGGCCAGCTTCGCGACCTACATCTACGGCTCCGCCGAGGTCGTCGGCCTGATGTGCCTCAAGGCCTTCCTCCTCGACCAGCCCCGGCCCGAGGCCCAGTACGCCGAGCTGGCCCCGGGCGCGCGTCGCCTCGGCGCGGCCTTCCAGAAGGTGAACTTCCTGCGCGACCTCGGCGACGACCGCGACAACCTCGGCCGCAGCTACGTGCCCGGCCTGGATCCCGAGCACTTCGACGTCGCGATGCGTGACCGACTGCTCGACGACATCGATGCCGACCTCGCCGCCGCAGCGGCCGTGATCCCGCGCCTTCCCGCCGGCAGCCGTCGTGCGGTCGCCGCCGCGCACGCGCTCTTCGCGGAGCTGTCCCGGCGGCTGCGTCAGGCCTCGCCCGCGCGGATCCG